A stretch of the Corylus avellana chromosome ca6, CavTom2PMs-1.0 genome encodes the following:
- the LOC132185857 gene encoding uncharacterized protein LOC132185857 has translation MDDYDLELDEMELIAAAAGYYYYNSITKQPPRTLSPRGSSFMTELLNGDDDGCWEMFRMDKHVFHKLCDILRQRGMLRDTAGVMIEEQLAIFLNIIGHNERNRVIQERFQHSGETISRHFNNVLKAIKSLSREFLQPPPHTTPPEIFGNNRFYPYFKDCIGVIDGMHIPAHVPAKDQSRFRNRKGILSQNVLAACTFDLQFIFIYPGWEGSVTDSRILRAVLDDPDQNFPQIPEGKYYLVDSGYSNMEGFIAPYHGARYHIHEYRGANQLPRTAKELFNHRHAYLRNVMRRSFDVLKTRFPILKLAPQYGFHIQRDIVIAACVLHNYIRREERNDRLFTSAEAVVVDEVPDFDEHPDMQLASPIQDEVAFSSRESISSAMWDDFLNNWDEW, from the exons ATGGACGACTATGACTTGGAATTGGATGAGATGGAATTAATTGCAGCAGCAGCTGGCTACTATTATTATAATAGTATAACTAAGCAGCCTCCTCGTACTTTGTCGCCCCGTGGAAGTAGTTTCATGACTGAACTGCTgaatggtgatgatgatggatGTTGGGAAATGTTTCGGATGGATAAACATGTATTTCACAAGTTATGTGACATTCTTCGACAAAGAGGCATGTTACGTGATACAGCGGGGGTTATGATAGAGGAGCAGCTGGCAATTTTTTTGAACATCATTGGCCATAATGAACGCAACAGAGTAATCCAAGAGCGGTTTCAACACTCAGGTGAAACCATTAGCCGGCATTTCAATAATGTGTTGAAAGCGATCAAGTCACTATCACGTGAATTTCTACAACCACCCCCGCACACCACTCCTCCTGAAATCTTTGGAAATAATAGATTTTACCCATATTTtaag gATTGTATTGGAGTCATTGATGGCATGCACATTCCTGCGCATGTCCCTGCAAAAGATCAATCTCGATTTCGTAATAGGAAAGGTATTCTATCTCAAAATGTATTGGCAGCTTGCACGTTTGACCTGCAGTTCATATTCATTTATCCTGGCTGGGAAGGCTCAGTTACAGATTCGCGTATATTGAGGGCGGTCCTTGATGACCCAGATCAGAATTTCCCTCAAATTCCTGAAG GCAAATATTATCTTGTTGACTCTGGATATTCAAATATGGAAGGATTTATTGCTCCATATCATGGAGCTCGGTACCACATTCATGAATATAGAGGTGCCAATCAGCTACCGAGAACTGCAAAGGAGTTATTCAATCACAGGCACGCTTATCTAAGGAATGTCATGCGAAGGTCTTTTGATGTGTTGAAAACTCGATTTCCAATTCTCAAACTTGCCCCTCAATATGGATTCCATATACAAAGGGATATAGTTATAGCTGCCTGTGTTCTGCATAATTACATTCGGCGTGAGGAAAGAAATGATCGGTTGTTCACTAGTGCTGAAGCGGTGGTAGTGGATGAAGTGCCTGATTTTGATGAACACCCTGATATGCAGCTGGCTTCTCCAATCCAGGATGAAGTTGCTTTCTCATCACGAGAGTCAATTTCTTCTGCAATGTGGGATGACTTCCTAAATAACTGGGATGAGTGGTGA